One window of the Candidatus Chryseobacterium colombiense genome contains the following:
- a CDS encoding beta-ketoacyl synthase N-terminal-like domain-containing protein: MKKTDVAVIGLSCVFPGAQDAQTFWQNIVNKVDSTQLAPADRIDPVHFSDSTNPVDRFYCQRGGFIPDYEFDPTAFGILPLAVEGTEPDHLLTLDLVQKALDDAGIFKKNISLEKTGIIIGKGNYTGPGATRAIEIVRTGEQISSLLKELLPEVSSADIEKVKHAFQERKGRFAADTAMGLIPNLVASLVANRFNLGGAAFTVDAACASALLAVDHAIQELQRGRSDIMIAGGVHTGQNAAFWSIFAQLGALSHQQQIKPFSCDADGLLIGEGCGFVVLKRLEDAVRDQDKIYAAIKGVGISSDGNGTSVMSPSVKGQLKALQQAWENAELDENQIGYLEAHGTGTPLGDKTELQTLAQFFGKEEGAKIAGIGSVKSNIGHAMPAAGIAGLIKTCLALHHDTLPPTLYCENPTSEMQKTRFEPIQEAKNWSKTGLPKVAAVNAFGFGGINAHVVLEGYDMPKKDKVLILARPTHEELLTALQNNETAVGEGNFRVAIFEPTPARIEKAIKIVAKNNPWRNKQDIWYTNTPLLQNGEKVAFVFPGLDGLAKGEVESVSRYFNINAPIETEGEGLLNDALNIFNTCSILDNSLKKLGIIPDMNAGHSLGEWLAGYSSELAEVNSVKALIDVLNPETFELKDSKFIAIGAGIETIKPIISAIPNVYISNDNCPNQVILCGSNSALDELVPVLKSKQIFHQILPFQSGFHSPFIADKLDVILAGMEKAQFQKTKIPLWSATTLEPYPSDQESIRKLSAEHLVEPVRFRELIDKLYEEGARFFIQVGTGGLIGFIDDTLKGKAFSTIASSVATRSALAQFQRVVAALFVEGKTVAPDFLEIQTPTKKSSGKGMKLELGSPIIRNFKEIQHLSKSIDTPKHKVTATVAKSGHPLVQAFQDNISDMIKMQEEVLTLFQDRPKVSIPNVVLPKVQTPVSRNFEKTLYVTLETHPYLIDHSLLRQPKGWTEVADMEPVIPMTMIFEQLAEIAQQEIEGSQVHKIMNVSVFQWMNVAKPFEKTVKGEWKSENHAYLDIENFANAEVLLTSITRPNPTFNLSIGDLLPIERTPEEIYEMHMFHGEKYQGITEVSKVGTKGIIGKIKGNGGKGSLLDNAGQLFGLWLQLTLTKDRIAFPVKIKDIEFFGDLQDQDGLFECTCSLTEMNDEFAIGDILLTKNGKTWCKISGWQNRRLEIDAALWNVSMSPLHNRLSEEIAPDIFFFHQAYSRVASWDFILKRYFNQTEKQHHQTLLPNKRKSYMVSRVAVKDAVRNLLKKEKNHPCFPITFEVGKDEVGKPYLIGDSTKDIHISLAHKGKDAVGIAKSGKPVGIDMEIMEERSPGFYDLVFTNNELALLEGKDQAEWTTRFWVAKEAYGKFVGTGLKGNPKNFEVEKITEDSLWINQTEIKTIKHKNYIIGWTL; this comes from the coding sequence ATGAAAAAAACAGATGTTGCAGTAATTGGTTTATCCTGCGTTTTTCCCGGGGCGCAGGATGCCCAAACTTTTTGGCAGAATATCGTCAATAAAGTAGATTCTACCCAATTAGCTCCTGCCGACCGAATAGATCCTGTTCATTTCAGTGACAGCACCAATCCGGTGGATCGTTTTTATTGCCAACGCGGTGGATTCATCCCTGATTATGAATTTGATCCAACTGCTTTCGGAATTTTACCATTGGCAGTTGAAGGAACAGAACCCGATCATTTATTAACATTGGATTTGGTTCAGAAAGCCTTAGACGATGCCGGAATTTTCAAGAAGAATATCTCTTTGGAAAAAACAGGAATTATCATTGGGAAAGGAAATTATACAGGACCGGGCGCAACCCGTGCTATTGAAATCGTAAGAACCGGAGAACAGATATCTTCTTTATTAAAGGAATTGCTCCCCGAAGTATCTTCTGCCGATATTGAAAAAGTAAAACATGCTTTTCAGGAAAGGAAAGGACGTTTTGCAGCCGACACCGCGATGGGATTAATTCCCAATCTGGTTGCATCTTTAGTGGCGAACCGGTTTAATTTAGGTGGTGCAGCTTTTACCGTAGATGCAGCTTGTGCAAGTGCTCTGTTAGCTGTTGATCACGCTATTCAGGAACTTCAAAGAGGTCGTTCAGACATCATGATCGCGGGAGGGGTTCATACCGGGCAAAACGCTGCGTTCTGGAGTATTTTTGCTCAGTTGGGGGCTTTATCTCATCAACAGCAAATTAAGCCTTTCAGCTGTGATGCCGATGGTTTATTGATTGGTGAAGGTTGCGGATTTGTAGTCTTAAAAAGATTGGAAGATGCCGTTCGTGATCAGGATAAAATTTACGCGGCCATAAAAGGGGTCGGAATCAGCAGTGATGGCAACGGAACAAGCGTAATGAGCCCTTCTGTAAAAGGCCAATTGAAAGCTTTACAACAGGCTTGGGAAAATGCGGAGCTGGATGAAAATCAAATCGGTTATCTGGAAGCTCACGGAACAGGAACTCCGCTTGGCGACAAGACGGAATTGCAGACTTTAGCTCAGTTTTTCGGAAAAGAAGAAGGTGCTAAAATAGCAGGAATCGGTTCAGTAAAATCGAATATCGGTCATGCGATGCCCGCCGCGGGAATTGCCGGTTTAATTAAAACCTGTCTGGCTTTGCATCACGATACATTGCCTCCGACTTTATATTGCGAAAATCCGACTTCTGAAATGCAGAAAACAAGATTTGAACCTATTCAGGAAGCGAAAAACTGGTCGAAAACAGGTTTACCGAAAGTTGCTGCAGTCAATGCTTTCGGGTTTGGAGGAATCAATGCTCATGTGGTTTTGGAAGGATATGATATGCCTAAAAAAGATAAAGTTTTAATCTTAGCAAGACCCACGCATGAAGAATTATTAACGGCTTTACAAAATAATGAAACAGCAGTTGGTGAAGGAAATTTCCGTGTAGCGATTTTCGAACCAACTCCGGCGAGAATTGAAAAAGCAATAAAAATAGTTGCTAAAAATAATCCGTGGAGAAATAAACAGGATATTTGGTATACCAACACTCCCCTGTTACAAAACGGAGAAAAAGTAGCTTTTGTCTTTCCAGGATTAGACGGATTGGCAAAAGGCGAAGTAGAAAGTGTAAGCCGCTATTTCAACATCAATGCACCGATTGAGACGGAAGGCGAAGGACTATTGAATGATGCTTTAAATATTTTCAATACCTGCAGTATTCTGGATAATTCATTAAAAAAACTGGGAATTATTCCTGATATGAATGCAGGTCACAGTCTAGGAGAATGGTTGGCTGGCTACTCTTCTGAATTAGCAGAAGTGAATTCTGTAAAAGCTTTAATTGATGTTTTAAATCCTGAAACTTTTGAATTAAAAGATTCTAAATTCATCGCTATCGGAGCTGGTATTGAAACCATAAAACCTATTATTTCAGCAATTCCGAACGTTTATATATCCAATGATAATTGCCCGAATCAGGTAATTCTTTGCGGAAGTAATTCGGCTCTGGATGAATTGGTTCCTGTTTTAAAATCAAAACAGATCTTTCATCAGATATTGCCGTTCCAGTCAGGATTCCACTCACCTTTTATTGCAGATAAATTGGACGTGATTTTGGCGGGGATGGAAAAGGCACAGTTTCAGAAAACGAAAATTCCGTTGTGGTCGGCAACAACATTGGAACCGTATCCTTCTGATCAGGAATCTATACGAAAACTAAGCGCAGAACACCTTGTTGAACCCGTTCGTTTCCGTGAACTGATAGACAAATTATATGAAGAAGGCGCAAGATTTTTCATCCAGGTCGGAACCGGTGGATTAATCGGATTTATCGATGATACCCTAAAAGGAAAAGCTTTCAGCACCATTGCTTCCAGTGTTGCAACACGCTCTGCGCTGGCTCAGTTTCAAAGAGTGGTTGCAGCGTTATTCGTAGAAGGAAAAACAGTTGCACCGGACTTTTTAGAGATCCAGACTCCAACAAAAAAATCATCCGGAAAAGGAATGAAGCTGGAATTAGGCTCACCGATTATCCGTAATTTTAAAGAGATTCAACATTTATCAAAATCGATTGATACACCGAAGCACAAAGTCACTGCAACGGTTGCAAAATCAGGACATCCTCTTGTTCAGGCATTCCAGGATAACATTTCGGATATGATCAAAATGCAGGAGGAAGTTTTAACCTTATTCCAGGATCGTCCGAAAGTTTCGATTCCGAATGTTGTGTTACCAAAAGTTCAGACTCCAGTAAGCAGGAATTTTGAAAAGACATTATACGTAACACTGGAAACTCACCCTTACCTCATCGACCACAGCTTGTTGAGACAGCCAAAAGGCTGGACAGAAGTTGCCGATATGGAACCTGTGATTCCGATGACCATGATTTTCGAACAGTTAGCTGAAATTGCACAGCAGGAAATCGAAGGAAGCCAGGTTCATAAAATCATGAACGTAAGCGTTTTTCAATGGATGAATGTGGCAAAACCCTTCGAGAAAACTGTAAAAGGTGAATGGAAATCGGAAAACCATGCTTATTTAGATATCGAAAATTTTGCCAATGCTGAAGTTCTATTAACTTCAATAACAAGACCTAATCCAACTTTCAATCTTTCTATTGGAGATCTACTGCCTATCGAAAGAACTCCCGAAGAAATCTACGAGATGCACATGTTCCACGGTGAAAAATACCAGGGAATTACGGAAGTTTCAAAGGTCGGAACGAAAGGAATTATCGGAAAAATAAAAGGAAATGGCGGAAAAGGTTCGTTGTTGGATAATGCAGGACAATTATTCGGGCTTTGGCTTCAATTAACCTTAACAAAAGACAGAATAGCTTTTCCTGTAAAAATCAAAGACATTGAATTTTTCGGAGATTTACAGGATCAGGATGGTCTTTTTGAATGTACGTGCAGCCTGACCGAAATGAACGATGAATTTGCAATCGGAGATATTCTTTTAACCAAAAACGGAAAAACCTGGTGTAAAATTTCAGGCTGGCAAAACCGTCGTCTGGAAATCGATGCAGCCCTATGGAATGTTTCAATGTCGCCTTTACACAACCGTCTTTCAGAAGAAATTGCTCCTGACATATTTTTCTTTCATCAGGCGTATTCAAGGGTGGCATCTTGGGATTTTATTCTGAAAAGATATTTCAATCAGACCGAAAAGCAGCACCATCAAACATTGCTTCCCAACAAGAGAAAAAGCTATATGGTAAGCCGGGTTGCAGTGAAAGATGCGGTGAGAAACCTTCTTAAAAAAGAAAAAAATCACCCTTGCTTCCCTATCACTTTTGAAGTTGGGAAAGATGAGGTCGGTAAGCCTTATTTAATTGGAGATTCAACAAAAGACATTCACATTTCTCTGGCACATAAAGGAAAAGATGCTGTCGGAATTGCAAAAAGCGGAAAGCCAGTTGGAATTGATATGGAAATCATGGAAGAACGAAGCCCAGGATTCTACGATCTGGTCTTTACAAATAATGAATTAGCATTATTAGAAGGAAAAGATCAGGCAGAATGGACTACCAGATTCTGGGTAGCCAAAGAAGCCTACGGAAAATTCGTTGGAACAGGACTGAAAGGAAACCCGAAAAATTTCGAAGTCGAAAAAATTACAGAAGATTCTTTATGGATCAACCAAACAGAAATAAAAACTATTAAACATAAAAATTATATCATAGGATGGACACTATAA
- a CDS encoding SDR family NAD(P)-dependent oxidoreductase, which translates to MKNLTIIGLTPFEKPDVNLIIKLYEADAFPVLSLGHELVIAQESLDLLDKKDIPYYGIHISNEKSISLNISEKVQFAIQPIQIPTNPSWNLPIIYQVSSLEEARQAEQSGAKGIIIKGNEAGGLVGYESTFVLYQRIIKEIKSIPVWVQGGIGLHTAAATKSLGAAGIVLDSQLALFPETSVPKEIKDLFSKLNGTETKIIANHRVLVRPNSPFLPENATSEELTEYFTDLDVSKSYIPMGQDISLAIDLYEDFKNLKKLVFGFKEAMYGHLKQAKALQIIDQENILAKDLNLKYPIAQGPMTRVSDVPAFANAVAESGALPFVALSLLKGNAAKSLVFDTKNLAGEKTWGVGILGFAPQELRDEQTSYILEAKPPVVLIAGGRPAQAKIFEKAGIKTFLHVPSPALLDIFLKEGATNFIFEGRECGGHVGPLSSTVLWEKQIERILKEDHPENISVFFAGGIHNDFSTAFVSIMAAPLAARGVKVGVLMGTAYLYTKEAVECGAIQEEFQLQAMQAKETVLLETAPGHETRCLDTAFAKYFNEEKSKLIAAGTDKKEVWEQLEKLNVGRLRIAAKGVERQGDQLVNIPKEDQLDLGMYMIGQIATMHDKVISLNELHDNVSIHNQKYIQEAELSEEPVSVEKPLDIAIIGMECIFPDAKNLEEYWRNIVLGKDSVTEVPDERWNKELYYHPDSNEADVSHSKWGGFIPKIDFDPLAFGIPPQSLAAIEPTQLLTLLVAKRAMDDAGYGEKHTNRENISVIIGAEGGNDLANSYSFRGYYKQVFGELHEEVKEAFPHTTEDSFPGILANVIAGRITNRLDLGGRNYTVDAACASSLAAIDLACQELVLGKSDMVLAGGADLHNGINDYLMFSSTHALSRKGRCATFDSEADGIALGEGVAILVLKRYEDAVQDGDRIYSVIKGVGGSSDGKALGLTAPRKIGQVRALERAYTQAGISPASIGLVEAHGTGTVVGDKTELSALTNLFSRSGALPGQTHLGSVKTQIGHTKCAAGLAGLIKASLAVYHGVKPPTLHLQKPNGYYNSITSPFSFNAETGIWTDKNRYAGISAFGFGGTNFHTVIANHPKKDDSAVLQSWPSELFVFRGDTYDEAKIQLNQIKSLLEVNDSIALKDIAYSLATYSEKQVQLSIVADTSEHLMMNIELALSGIESKDTFTVNKKEGKVAFLFPGQGSQRINMARDLFVAFPEMRKLIDAYPELEKVIFPSKTFDDTTLKQQKETIKDTRLAQPLLGIVDLALAKFLQSIGIVPDMLAGHSYGELPALCFAGVFEEEKLVDLSIKRAQSILNSVEGGDPGSMIAVSATKENLQPILAQVEGCYPVNYNAPTQCVVAGSTEAINKLMEVLKQERISAKKLEVACAFHSPLLTKSKGLYQTVLENVPFHEMQIPVWSNTTAEIYPTNVSEIKERLTDHLVQPVRFVEELQAMYNDGARIFIEVGPGKVLTGLTKSCLEKDQLTLFVEDNNTNKLTHLLSTLAQYLGTGRSFNIAKLFDGRNAKSIQIDQPELYKKSPAIWRVNGQAAHPTTGSLPANGALPIINPLQMNNFTNNTQTPVAENQTNTERMLQEYLNSMKMMIQAQRDVMLSFLGQNPQVYQAPVYQAPVQNIPTQNIPAPVVSTTSTDETQIAITIPAKQTPTKDIKTLLLQVVSDKTGYPHEMLGMEMDLEADLSIDSIKRVEIIGTLKAELGSFSSNTANEDTIMEQLAGIKTLNGLVSWLTEYSGASNTTEKVEIVETQASTLQNKVGFSLEELQTAILNIVSDKTGYPKEMLGLDLDLEADLSIDSIKRMEIIGELKTKIGFGGNMEQADDIMEKLAAIKTLNGLASWIHEMSENATSEPEKSALSRLRFDLTPTDISLSENTEILQGKRFAITQNDSDQTLAIKNELEKYGAVAELIDSDKDLTDFDGLIILDLFSSSANHNIIDHVDLIKKMDLDKAKWIYLISDIPAHVQELTDTTLLRHYKGHPGLFKSLAREFEQTNCRLISLTSPQQIEQIAEIALKEILTKDKPAEVIYKNDKRHKVDIIPSPLSTGLSEAQIQLDKDSVVLVLGGAQGITSELVKHMSQTYPCTYVLIGRSADPRNQAANSELEAFKTKEEIRAYLIKSGTFTSPSEIEKETIKVYKNNQILRTIRDMEQLGNTIVYQSLDLCDENGLSELINSIYEKYNRLDGVIHGAGLLEDKLFKQKTTSSFGRVFDTKVKPLRVLAEQLRTDCQFVVLFSSIASVYGNKGQTDYAAANSVLDDYANALNKKLKGKVISINWGPWKGAGMVSSTLETEYERRGISLIPLDQGKEIFLNEIKYGTESQVLIMSGSNW; encoded by the coding sequence TTGTATTATATCAGCGGATCATCAAAGAAATTAAATCTATTCCTGTTTGGGTACAGGGCGGAATCGGACTTCATACCGCTGCCGCCACAAAATCCCTCGGAGCAGCCGGCATAGTGCTGGACAGCCAACTTGCCTTGTTCCCGGAAACTTCTGTTCCCAAAGAAATTAAAGATCTATTTTCAAAATTAAACGGAACAGAAACAAAAATCATTGCCAATCATCGTGTATTGGTGAGGCCTAACTCTCCATTCCTGCCTGAAAATGCAACTTCAGAAGAGCTTACAGAATATTTCACAGATCTTGATGTAAGCAAGAGCTATATTCCTATGGGACAGGATATTTCTTTGGCAATTGACTTATATGAAGATTTTAAGAATCTGAAAAAATTAGTTTTTGGTTTTAAAGAAGCTATGTACGGTCATCTGAAACAGGCGAAAGCTCTTCAGATTATCGATCAGGAAAATATTTTAGCGAAAGATCTCAACTTAAAATATCCCATTGCACAAGGTCCAATGACCCGTGTAAGCGATGTTCCGGCATTCGCCAATGCGGTGGCTGAATCAGGAGCTTTACCATTCGTTGCTTTATCTTTATTAAAAGGTAATGCTGCAAAATCTTTGGTATTTGACACCAAAAATTTAGCTGGAGAAAAAACCTGGGGTGTAGGAATTTTAGGATTTGCTCCACAGGAATTGAGAGATGAGCAAACTTCTTATATTTTAGAAGCAAAACCACCTGTTGTTTTAATTGCAGGAGGAAGACCGGCTCAGGCAAAAATTTTCGAAAAAGCGGGAATAAAAACATTTTTACATGTTCCCTCTCCTGCTCTTTTGGATATTTTCCTGAAAGAAGGTGCTACGAATTTCATTTTCGAAGGCCGTGAATGTGGTGGTCACGTTGGTCCGCTTTCCAGCACCGTTCTTTGGGAAAAACAGATTGAAAGAATTTTAAAAGAAGACCATCCTGAAAACATCAGTGTATTTTTTGCAGGCGGAATTCATAATGATTTTTCAACGGCGTTTGTTTCCATTATGGCGGCTCCATTGGCTGCAAGAGGTGTAAAAGTCGGAGTTTTAATGGGAACTGCTTATTTGTACACGAAGGAAGCTGTAGAATGTGGTGCGATTCAGGAAGAATTCCAGCTGCAGGCGATGCAGGCAAAAGAAACAGTATTACTGGAAACCGCTCCCGGACACGAAACCCGTTGTTTAGATACAGCTTTTGCCAAATATTTTAATGAAGAAAAATCTAAATTAATTGCTGCTGGAACTGATAAAAAAGAAGTCTGGGAACAGCTTGAAAAATTAAACGTCGGCCGTTTAAGAATTGCAGCAAAAGGCGTTGAACGTCAAGGCGATCAATTGGTTAATATTCCTAAAGAAGATCAACTGGATTTGGGAATGTATATGATCGGTCAGATTGCAACAATGCATGATAAGGTAATTTCCTTGAATGAATTACACGACAATGTAAGCATTCATAACCAAAAATATATTCAGGAAGCTGAGCTTTCAGAAGAGCCTGTTTCTGTAGAAAAACCTTTGGACATCGCTATTATAGGAATGGAATGTATTTTCCCTGATGCTAAAAATCTAGAGGAATACTGGAGAAATATTGTTCTTGGAAAAGACAGTGTAACTGAAGTTCCTGACGAAAGATGGAATAAAGAATTATACTATCACCCAGATTCCAACGAAGCTGATGTTTCCCATTCAAAATGGGGCGGATTTATTCCAAAAATCGATTTCGATCCATTAGCGTTCGGAATTCCGCCACAATCTCTGGCAGCAATAGAGCCAACACAATTACTGACTTTATTGGTGGCTAAACGCGCAATGGACGATGCCGGTTATGGTGAAAAACATACAAACAGAGAAAATATTTCTGTAATCATCGGTGCCGAAGGCGGGAATGATTTAGCCAACAGCTACAGTTTCAGAGGATATTATAAGCAGGTTTTCGGTGAACTTCATGAAGAAGTGAAGGAAGCCTTTCCGCACACCACGGAAGATTCATTTCCAGGAATTTTAGCAAACGTTATCGCCGGAAGAATTACCAACCGATTAGATTTAGGCGGAAGAAATTATACCGTTGATGCAGCCTGTGCTTCTTCTCTGGCAGCGATTGATCTGGCTTGTCAGGAATTAGTCTTAGGCAAATCAGATATGGTGTTGGCTGGTGGAGCAGATTTACACAATGGAATTAATGATTACCTCATGTTTTCCAGCACGCACGCACTTTCCAGAAAAGGAAGGTGTGCAACTTTCGACAGTGAAGCAGACGGAATTGCTTTAGGCGAAGGTGTGGCTATTTTAGTATTGAAAAGATATGAAGACGCTGTACAAGACGGTGACAGAATTTATTCTGTGATAAAAGGTGTCGGTGGATCAAGTGACGGAAAAGCACTTGGATTGACCGCTCCAAGAAAAATCGGACAGGTTCGTGCATTGGAAAGAGCTTATACTCAAGCCGGAATCAGTCCTGCATCGATTGGATTAGTCGAAGCTCACGGAACAGGAACCGTTGTTGGTGATAAAACCGAATTGAGTGCATTGACCAATCTATTCAGCCGTTCGGGAGCATTGCCGGGACAAACACATTTAGGTTCTGTAAAAACTCAGATCGGACATACAAAATGTGCTGCTGGTTTGGCTGGCTTAATTAAAGCTTCATTAGCAGTTTATCACGGGGTAAAACCTCCTACCCTTCATTTGCAAAAACCAAATGGCTATTATAACTCGATAACCAGTCCTTTCTCTTTCAATGCAGAAACAGGAATTTGGACTGATAAAAATCGTTATGCCGGAATCAGTGCATTTGGATTTGGTGGGACAAATTTCCATACGGTTATTGCAAACCATCCTAAAAAAGACGATTCTGCAGTACTGCAATCCTGGCCTTCAGAATTATTTGTGTTCCGCGGAGACACTTATGATGAGGCTAAAATCCAATTAAACCAGATTAAATCTTTACTTGAAGTAAATGACAGCATTGCTTTAAAAGACATTGCTTACAGCTTAGCAACATATTCAGAAAAACAAGTTCAGTTAAGCATCGTTGCCGATACATCCGAACATTTGATGATGAACATTGAACTGGCATTATCCGGAATTGAAAGCAAAGACACATTTACCGTTAATAAAAAAGAAGGAAAAGTAGCCTTCCTATTCCCTGGACAAGGCAGTCAGCGTATCAATATGGCACGTGATTTATTTGTAGCCTTCCCCGAAATGCGAAAATTAATCGACGCCTATCCAGAATTGGAAAAAGTAATTTTTCCTTCAAAAACATTTGATGATACCACCTTAAAACAACAAAAAGAAACCATAAAAGATACGCGTTTAGCGCAACCTCTTTTAGGAATTGTTGATTTAGCTTTGGCGAAATTCTTACAATCCATTGGAATTGTTCCCGATATGTTGGCAGGACATAGTTACGGAGAATTACCGGCATTATGTTTTGCGGGTGTTTTTGAGGAAGAGAAATTGGTTGATTTAAGTATTAAAAGAGCTCAGTCTATTTTAAATTCTGTTGAAGGCGGCGATCCTGGTTCTATGATTGCGGTAAGTGCAACCAAAGAAAACCTACAGCCGATTTTAGCCCAGGTTGAAGGCTGTTATCCGGTAAATTACAATGCTCCGACTCAATGTGTGGTGGCTGGAAGTACGGAAGCTATCAACAAATTAATGGAAGTCTTAAAACAGGAAAGAATTTCAGCGAAAAAGCTGGAAGTTGCCTGTGCATTCCACAGTCCGTTATTGACGAAATCTAAAGGTTTATATCAAACAGTTTTAGAGAATGTTCCTTTTCACGAGATGCAAATTCCGGTTTGGTCGAATACGACGGCAGAAATCTATCCAACAAATGTTTCTGAAATCAAAGAAAGATTAACAGACCATTTGGTACAGCCTGTAAGATTCGTGGAAGAGCTCCAAGCGATGTACAATGACGGTGCAAGAATATTCATCGAAGTTGGACCAGGAAAAGTATTGACAGGATTGACAAAATCATGCCTTGAAAAAGACCAATTGACTTTGTTTGTTGAAGATAATAACACCAACAAATTGACGCATCTTCTTTCAACACTTGCTCAATATCTGGGAACAGGAAGAAGCTTTAATATCGCTAAACTTTTCGACGGTCGAAATGCAAAATCCATTCAAATCGACCAGCCCGAACTGTATAAAAAAAGTCCTGCCATCTGGCGTGTAAACGGACAAGCAGCTCATCCAACGACAGGTTCACTCCCTGCGAATGGTGCATTACCCATCATAAATCCACTTCAAATGAACAATTTCACTAATAATACACAAACTCCGGTAGCTGAAAACCAGACGAATACGGAACGCATGTTGCAGGAATACTTAAACAGCATGAAAATGATGATTCAGGCGCAACGCGATGTGATGCTTTCGTTCCTAGGACAAAATCCTCAGGTTTATCAGGCCCCGGTTTATCAAGCTCCGGTTCAAAATATTCCGACTCAGAATATCCCTGCTCCGGTAGTTTCTACAACATCAACCGACGAAACACAAATAGCAATTACTATTCCTGCGAAACAGACTCCGACAAAGGATATTAAAACATTGTTACTCCAGGTTGTAAGCGATAAAACAGGTTATCCTCATGAAATGTTGGGTATGGAAATGGACCTGGAAGCAGATTTGAGTATCGATTCCATCAAAAGAGTGGAAATCATCGGAACTTTGAAAGCCGAACTGGGTTCTTTTTCTTCCAACACGGCGAATGAAGATACCATTATGGAACAATTAGCCGGAATCAAAACATTAAACGGGTTAGTTTCCTGGTTAACAGAATATTCCGGAGCATCAAACACAACAGAAAAAGTTGAAATTGTAGAGACTCAGGCTTCGACTCTTCAAAATAAGGTAGGATTTTCTCTTGAAGAACTTCAGACCGCTATTTTAAATATTGTAAGTGACAAAACGGGCTATCCAAAAGAAATGTTAGGTTTAGACCTTGATTTGGAAGCAGATTTAAGCATCGATTCCATCAAAAGAATGGAAATTATCGGTGAACTTAAAACAAAAATCGGTTTTGGCGGCAATATGGAACAGGCAGATGACATAATGGAAAAATTAGCAGCAATTAAAACACTAAACGGATTAGCTTCCTGGATTCACGAAATGAGTGAAAATGCAACTTCTGAACCAGAAAAAAGTGCATTATCACGTCTACGTTTTGATTTGACTCCGACTGATATTTCTTTAAGTGAAAACACAGAAATCCTCCAGGGAAAACGTTTTGCCATTACTCAAAATGACAGCGATCAGACATTAGCAATTAAAAATGAGCTTGAAAAATATGGTGCGGTTGCAGAATTAATTGATTCTGATAAAGATTTAACAGATTTTGACGGGTTAATTATCCTTGATTTATTCTCATCTTCCGCAAATCACAACATCATTGATCACGTTGATTTAATCAAAAAAATGGATCTTGATAAAGCAAAATGGATTTATCTGATTTCCGATATTCCGGCTCACGTTCAGGAATTGACGGACACTACTCTTTTGCGCCATTATAAGGGACATCCGGGACTTTTCAAAAGTTTAGCACGTGAGTTTGAACAAACGAATTGCAGATTGATCAGTCTGACTTCACCCCAACAGATCGAACAGATTGCAGAAATTGCATTAAAAGAAATTTTAACGAAAGATAAACCTGCAGAAGTGATCTATAAAAATGACAAAAGACATAAGGTGGATATCATTCCATCTCCTTTGTCAACAGGTTTAAGTGAAGCTCAAATTCAGTTGGATAAGGATTCTGTCGTTCTGGTTCTTGGCGGCGCACAGGGAATCACTTCCGAATTGGTAAAGCACATGTCACAGACCTATCCTTGTACTTATGTCTTGATCGGAAGATCTGCAGACCCGAGAAATCAGGCGGCAAATAGTGAACTGGAAGCATTTAAAACCAAGGAAGAAATAAGAGCCTACCTTATCAAATCCGGAACATTTACTTCACCTTCTGAGATTGAAAAAGAAACCATAAAAGTTTATAAAAACAATCAGATTCTTCGCACAATCCGAGATATGGAGCAATTGGGAAACACCATTGTTTATCAATCATTAGATCTTTGTGATGAAAATGGTTTGTCTGAATTAATCAACAGCATTTATGAAAAATACAACCGTTTAGACGGTGTTATTCATGGTGCAGGATTGTTGGAAGACAAACTATTCAAGCAAAAAACAACAAGCTCTTTCGGACGAGTGTTCGATACAAAGGTAAAACCGCTTCGTGTATTGGCAGAGCAGCTTCGTACAGATTGTCAGTTTGTGGTATTGTTTTCAAGCATCGCTTCGGTATATGGAAATAAAGGACAAACCGACTATGCAGCCGCAAACTCTGTTTTGGATGATTACGCGAATGCTTTAAATAAAAAATTAAAAGGAAAAGTAATTTCCATCAACTGGGGTCCGTGGAAAGGAGCAGGAATGGTCTCCTCAACTTTGGAAACAGAATATGAAAGAAGAGGTATTTCTTTAATTCCATTGGATCAAGGGAAAGAAATTTTCTTAAACGAAATAAAATACGGGACTGAAAGTCAGGTATTAATCATGTCTGGAAGTAACTGGTAA